From the Helicobacter mustelae genome, the window TATTGATTCTTTGGCCTGGGGATATTATAAGCTGGGAGATTGTGCACAGGCACAGGGGATTTTTGCTAATATTCCGCGTCAGCAAGTCGAACAGGATGGGGAGTTAAAAAAACATTTCGATTTGATTAAGAAATGTGCGCATTAGTGATATTTTTTCAATTTTTAATTAGAATTAAATCTTTTTTGTTAGAAGTAGACAATTTAAATTTGGAGTTATGAGATGTCTTTGTTGATTGATGAAGAATGTATAGCCTGTGATGCGTGTAGAGAAGAGTGTCCCAATAGCGCCATTGAGGAGGGCGATCCCATCTACATGATAGATCCCGATCTTTGTACAGAGTGTGTTGGCTTTTATGATGAG encodes:
- a CDS encoding YfhL family 4Fe-4S dicluster ferredoxin, with the protein product MSLLIDEECIACDACREECPNSAIEEGDPIYMIDPDLCTECVGFYDEPSCVAVCPVDAIIPDPDNAESMEELRYKFERLSHGE